The proteins below are encoded in one region of Clostridium pasteurianum DSM 525 = ATCC 6013:
- a CDS encoding prephenate dehydratase, with protein MRKIATLGPAGTFCEIAAKKYNNEKDFDGSITFYQSISKAFKAIGEQCKLGIVPIENTLDGYVQPTLELLSKTKLNIIDEVVVPIQFSFVGNSKNINDVKRLYVQFKTQGQCCDFLEQFGDDVKIITTESNAESFISAKYGKFNEAAIVPHHMLKTEFKLPYEIENVTDSKENQTRFIVVSEKFLYYYPDKDYKTSLIIIQAEDKPGSLSSILNEFACRNINLMSILSHPNKETLGKYHFFIDIEGNYFSDKNVKEAIDNISISNKVRILGVYENAMKNSI; from the coding sequence ATGAGAAAAATAGCTACACTTGGACCGGCAGGGACTTTTTGTGAAATTGCAGCTAAAAAATATAATAATGAAAAAGATTTTGATGGAAGTATAACTTTTTATCAAAGCATATCCAAAGCTTTTAAGGCTATTGGAGAACAATGTAAATTGGGGATAGTTCCCATTGAAAACACTTTAGATGGGTATGTACAACCTACATTGGAATTGCTATCAAAAACTAAATTGAATATTATAGATGAAGTTGTTGTTCCAATCCAATTTTCTTTTGTAGGAAATTCTAAGAATATTAATGACGTAAAAAGGTTATATGTTCAATTTAAAACTCAAGGTCAATGTTGTGATTTTTTGGAACAATTTGGTGATGATGTAAAAATCATAACTACGGAGAGTAATGCAGAATCTTTTATTAGTGCCAAGTATGGTAAGTTCAATGAAGCAGCTATAGTACCTCATCATATGCTTAAGACAGAATTTAAATTGCCCTATGAAATTGAAAATGTAACAGACTCTAAAGAAAATCAGACGAGATTTATAGTTGTTTCAGAAAAATTTTTATATTATTATCCAGATAAAGATTATAAAACTTCATTAATTATTATCCAGGCAGAAGATAAACCAGGTTCATTATCCAGTATATTAAATGAATTTGCCTGTAGAAATATTAACTTAATGTCAATATTGTCGCATCCTAATAAAGAGACTTTGGGAAAATATCATTTTTTCATAGATATAGAGGGAAATTATTTTAGTGATAAAAATGTGAAAGAAGCTATTGATAATATTTCTATAAGTAATAAAGTGAGAATACTTGGAGTATATGAAAATGCCATGAAAAATTCAATTTAG
- the leuA gene encoding 2-isopropylmalate synthase: protein MSYSKYRKYPSVDLKDREWPNKQIEKAPTWCSVDLRDGNQALPVPMNVEDKLRMYKMLLDIGFKEIEVGFPAASHTEYTFLRKLIEDNLIPDDVTIQVLTQSREHLIKKTFEALKGAKNAVVHLYNSTSVLQRKVVFKKSKEEIIDIAVSGAKLLNEYKEKYPETNFTFEYSPESFTGTELNYALEICEAVIDVWKPTESNKVIINLPSTVEMATPNIYADQIEWICKHIKNRENIIISLHTHNDRGTCTASSELGLLAGADRIEGTLFGNGERTGNLDILTMALNMYSQGIDPKLDFSNIYNVVKIYEECTNMTVHERHPYAGKLVYTAFSGSHQDAIRKGLKALEEENNEYWEVPYLAIDPHDLGREYEEIIRINSQSGKGGTAYIMESDFGFILPKEMHKEFGTIVKEKSDSLATELSANQIFELFENEYLDKKTPYNLKSYETESLQNVEDDKNILNIHATINVNGVDKNIEGTGNGPVDAFFNALHNSNINGCKFISYDQHALDKGSRSKAVSYIQIENNGKRYFGVGISENTSTSSLKALISAINRCR from the coding sequence TTGTCTTATTCAAAGTATAGAAAATATCCTTCAGTTGATTTAAAAGATCGTGAGTGGCCAAATAAACAAATCGAAAAGGCTCCTACATGGTGCAGCGTAGACTTACGTGACGGTAATCAAGCACTTCCCGTTCCAATGAATGTTGAAGATAAACTTAGAATGTATAAAATGCTTTTAGATATAGGTTTCAAAGAAATAGAAGTAGGCTTCCCAGCTGCATCTCATACGGAATATACTTTTCTTCGCAAATTAATAGAAGACAATCTTATACCTGATGATGTAACAATTCAAGTACTTACACAGTCAAGAGAACATTTAATTAAAAAAACCTTTGAAGCTTTAAAAGGAGCAAAAAATGCTGTAGTACACCTTTATAATTCCACTTCTGTACTACAGAGAAAAGTAGTTTTCAAAAAGAGTAAAGAAGAAATAATTGATATAGCTGTAAGTGGCGCTAAGCTTTTAAATGAATATAAAGAGAAATATCCCGAAACTAATTTTACTTTTGAGTATTCTCCCGAGAGCTTTACTGGAACGGAGCTTAACTATGCTCTTGAAATATGTGAAGCAGTAATAGATGTCTGGAAACCAACTGAGTCAAATAAGGTAATTATAAATCTGCCTTCAACAGTAGAAATGGCTACACCAAATATATATGCAGACCAGATTGAATGGATCTGTAAACACATTAAAAATAGAGAAAATATTATAATAAGCCTTCACACTCATAATGACAGAGGTACTTGTACTGCCTCCAGCGAATTAGGACTCCTTGCAGGAGCTGATAGAATTGAAGGTACATTATTTGGAAACGGCGAAAGAACAGGTAATCTTGACATACTTACAATGGCTTTAAATATGTATTCTCAGGGCATAGATCCTAAATTAGATTTTTCCAATATATATAATGTAGTAAAAATATATGAAGAATGTACTAATATGACTGTACATGAACGTCATCCTTATGCAGGTAAATTAGTATATACTGCATTTTCAGGATCTCATCAGGATGCTATAAGAAAAGGACTTAAAGCTTTAGAAGAAGAAAATAATGAATACTGGGAAGTTCCTTATCTTGCAATAGACCCTCACGACCTTGGCAGAGAATATGAAGAAATTATCCGTATAAACAGCCAGTCTGGCAAAGGCGGAACTGCCTATATTATGGAAAGTGATTTTGGATTTATTCTACCTAAAGAAATGCACAAGGAATTTGGAACTATTGTTAAAGAAAAATCTGATAGTTTAGCTACAGAACTTAGTGCAAATCAGATATTTGAATTATTTGAAAATGAATATTTAGATAAAAAGACTCCTTATAATCTAAAAAGCTATGAAACTGAATCTCTTCAGAATGTAGAGGATGATAAAAATATACTGAATATTCATGCTACTATAAATGTAAATGGTGTTGACAAAAATATAGAAGGTACAGGGAATGGTCCTGTAGATGCTTTCTTTAATGCACTGCATAATTCTAATATTAACGGCTGTAAATTTATTTCATATGAT